A window of Candidatus Obscuribacterales bacterium contains these coding sequences:
- a CDS encoding DUF4359 domain-containing protein, with protein MKLFKFASLLLGASLLGLGGAMVITNPGQEAYEDYATQQLTLYLETRSDELCQDTPDFLQDLLQDQCGRLLRSLLDSNQNQVRQLISRNTERQNFYVLSIYKTNLQIHDMLPSYYVESVGVFQNFYIYTAEQR; from the coding sequence ATGAAATTGTTTAAGTTTGCCAGTTTACTATTAGGTGCCTCCTTGCTAGGGCTTGGAGGTGCGATGGTGATCACCAATCCTGGGCAAGAGGCCTATGAAGACTATGCCACCCAGCAACTCACCCTCTACCTCGAAACCCGCAGTGACGAGCTCTGTCAAGACACCCCTGATTTTTTGCAAGACTTGCTGCAAGATCAATGTGGCAGGCTTTTGCGATCGCTCCTAGACAGCAACCAAAACCAAGTCCGCCAGCTTATTTCTAGAAACACAGAGCGCCAAAACTTCTACGTGCTCAGTATTTATAAGACCAATCTCCAAATACACGACATGCTGCCGTCATACTATGTAGAGTCGGTAGGCGTGTTTCAAAATTTCTACATTTACACCGCAGAGCAACGATAG
- a CDS encoding c-type cytochrome has product MGRLVQVWEWMTSQSIPWIRREWERLSSRQGIGGRSLRWCWAAGLVVCIVGVPDRALAINVPQGAELFNSNCARCHINGQNLILPDKNLQYDTLRTYQMNSVEAIAHQIRHGKNIMPAFGDQFSPEQLENIATYVLMNAQQGWNAVAQSPSS; this is encoded by the coding sequence ATGGGCCGACTTGTGCAAGTTTGGGAGTGGATGACGTCCCAGTCGATTCCCTGGATCAGACGTGAATGGGAACGATTAAGTTCACGCCAGGGCATAGGAGGGCGATCGCTTCGGTGGTGTTGGGCGGCTGGGCTGGTGGTCTGCATTGTGGGAGTACCCGATCGCGCCCTAGCCATCAACGTACCCCAGGGGGCTGAGTTGTTTAACAGCAATTGTGCCCGCTGTCATATTAATGGACAGAATTTAATTTTGCCGGACAAGAACCTGCAGTACGACACGCTTCGAACCTATCAAATGAATTCCGTCGAAGCGATCGCCCATCAAATTCGTCATGGCAAAAATATCATGCCAGCATTTGGCGATCAGTTTAGCCCAGAGCAACTGGAGAACATTGCCACCTATGTGCTGATGAATGCTCAGCAGGGTTGGAATGCGGTCGCTCAATCTCCGTCGTCCTAG